Proteins encoded in a region of the bacterium genome:
- the atpD gene encoding F0F1 ATP synthase subunit beta, giving the protein PYSKGGKIGLFGGAGVGKTVVIMELIHNIAIEHGGYSVFGGVGERTREGNDLWLEMKESKVLEKACLVYGQMNEPPGARARVGLSALTAAEYFRDEEGQDVLLFIDNIFRFTQAGSEVSALLGRIPSAVGYQPTLSTEMGNLQERITSTKKGSITSVQAIYVPADDLTDPAPATAFSHLDATTVLSRQIAELGIYPAVDPLDSTSRILSPLVLGEDHYAVARSVQKVLQKYKDLQDIIAILGMDELSEDDKVLVARARKIQRFLSQPFFVAEQFTGIPGKYVRLEETVRSFKEIVDGKHDELPEQAFYMVGTIEEAIEKGKKLLATV; this is encoded by the coding sequence CCCTACTCGAAGGGCGGCAAGATCGGCCTCTTCGGCGGCGCCGGCGTGGGCAAGACCGTCGTCATCATGGAGCTCATCCACAACATCGCCATCGAGCACGGCGGCTACTCCGTGTTCGGCGGCGTCGGCGAGCGCACCCGCGAGGGGAACGACCTCTGGCTCGAGATGAAGGAGTCGAAGGTCCTCGAGAAGGCGTGCCTGGTGTACGGCCAGATGAACGAGCCGCCGGGCGCCCGCGCACGCGTCGGGCTTTCCGCCTTGACCGCCGCGGAATATTTCCGCGACGAGGAGGGGCAGGACGTCCTCCTGTTCATCGACAACATCTTCCGGTTCACCCAGGCGGGCTCCGAGGTTTCGGCCCTCCTGGGCCGCATCCCCTCGGCGGTCGGCTACCAGCCGACGCTGTCCACCGAGATGGGGAACCTGCAGGAACGGATCACCTCCACGAAGAAGGGCTCGATCACCTCGGTCCAGGCGATCTACGTCCCCGCCGACGACTTGACCGACCCGGCGCCGGCGACCGCCTTCTCGCACCTGGACGCCACCACGGTCCTTTCCCGCCAGATCGCCGAGCTCGGGATCTACCCCGCGGTCGATCCGCTCGACTCGACCTCGCGGATCCTCTCTCCCCTGGTCCTCGGGGAGGATCACTACGCGGTCGCCCGCTCGGTGCAGAAGGTCCTCCAGAAGTACAAGGACCTGCAGGACATCATCGCGATCCTCGGGATGGACGAGCTCTCCGAGGACGACAAGGTCCTGGTCGCCCGTGCGCGGAAGATCCAGCGGTTCCTGTCGCAGCCGTTCTTCGTCGCCGAGCAGTTCACCGGCATCCCGGGCAAGTACGTGCGCCTCGAGGAGACGGTCCGGTCGTTCAAGGAGATCGTGGACGGCAAGCATGACGAGCTGCCGGAGCAGGCCTTCTACATGGTCGGCACCATCGAGGAAGCGATCGAGAAGGGCAAGAAACTGCTGGCGACGGTGTAA
- a CDS encoding F0F1 ATP synthase subunit epsilon gives MASTIRLELVTPERLVSSEDVDEVILPGYEGEFGVLPEHTQLLAILNIGIMRYRKAGAMNTIALGGGFAEVTPERVVVMADTAERADEIDVERAQRARDRAEARLKELSLDDETYAKAYAELQRALVRMAAGGGE, from the coding sequence ATGGCATCGACGATCCGCCTGGAACTGGTCACCCCGGAACGCCTCGTCTCCTCGGAAGATGTGGACGAGGTCATCCTCCCCGGCTACGAGGGCGAGTTCGGGGTGCTCCCGGAGCATACCCAGTTACTGGCGATCCTGAACATCGGGATCATGCGGTACCGGAAGGCGGGCGCGATGAACACGATCGCGCTGGGCGGCGGGTTCGCCGAGGTGACTCCCGAGCGGGTCGTGGTCATGGCCGACACGGCGGAGCGTGCCGACGAGATCGACGTCGAGCGCGCGCAGCGCGCCAGGGACCGCGCCGAGGCCCGACTGAAAGAGCTGTCGCTGGACGACGAGACGTACGCGAAGGCATACGCGGAACTGCAGCGAGCGCTGGTACGGATGGCGGCGGGCGGCGGGGAATAA